A region of the Drosophila subpulchrella strain 33 F10 #4 breed RU33 chromosome 3L, RU_Dsub_v1.1 Primary Assembly, whole genome shotgun sequence genome:
GCTGGGttacataaaaaaatatgtgttAATTTATTTCGTTTTCCCCTTTGCCTCGCATTTTCGCCATAATTTCCATTTGCCGCTACACACGGGCCACGCACACATGCACACATATGTACCTGCACCTTTGCACTTGTATTGGTGCCTTACTAATTTGTTGCTTCATTTTATTTGCTCATATTTTGTTGTTGCCCTGCGGTTTGTTTTTCCGTTTCGCCTACCCGATTTCTCATATCTCCAGATATCTAATTTCCTATCCGATATCCGAGAAATGCATTTTAACCGCTTGCATTTCTTGGGATTTCAACGAGTTGCATTTCTGCCTTTTGTTTGTGCGTTTCAATTTGAGCAAGTCATTGCACTTGGAAGAGCTTAATTTATAAACAGAAAGGTAATACTCACCCACCTGTTAAAAAACTCAACACCCAGCTGGCCACATATAAACAAACAAAGGAAGCCAAGTAATTAGCTCATGTTTTCACACTGTTAATGAGATTATCGATCAAAATAATTGAATCTTATAGATCAACAACCGCAAAATAAACtttacattattttgaaatcaatcttatttctttatttgagTTCtcttatgtataaaaaaaaataatagattGACctgaaatattttgaaattttttttataaatataggATGATACATaaagattaaattttttgGGAAAAAGAAAATCTGATACTGAATATCTGAACTTTTTTTGATTCCAAGAGGTGTAACTTCTAATTCATAACATAAAATTTCAAAggaattatttctttttgaatTCTATATACTACCGAAAGGATACTTAATTTCTACATATAGGAATATAtgatatctttttttttatcattatgATTTAATGACAACATATATAGACCCTGGTCTACTGATTACAATCATTATTATCAGACTTCTACTTACTcccttttaaactttatctCACCCCATCAGAGGCCGCCACCGATGCCAACTTGGCCTCGGAGAACTGGGCCGCCAACATGGAGATCTGCGACATGATCAACGAATCCTCGGACACGGCCCGCGATGCCATGCGCGCCATTCGCAAGCGTCTCTCCCAGAATGCCGGCAAGAACAACCAGGTGGTGATGTACACGCTGACCGTCCTGGAGACGTGCGTGAAGAACTGCGGCAAAGCCTTTCATGTCCTGGTGGCCCAGAAGGACTTTATCAACGAGTTGGTCAAACTGATCGGCCCCAAAAACGATCCCCCAGCTGCCATGCAGGAGAAGGTTCTCAGCCTTATACAGATTTGGGCGGATGCCTTCAAGAACCAGCCGGATCTCAATGGAGTGACCCAGATGTACATGGAACTGAAAAACAAGGGCATCGAGTTCCCAGCCAACGATCTGGATGCCATGGCTCCCATTTACACGCCACAGAGGGTGAGTGCTTAGCGAAAAACCATTACTTTAACCATTATAACTCCGATTGTTCCGCCTTTCAGAGCGTTCCCGAGCTGCCTCCTCAACTGGTGGCCGCCCAGCAGCACACAATCTCGCCTCAACACAtggctgccgctgccgccgccgccgctgcagCCGCTGCTCCACCCAGCACAGGTCCCTTGCACCTAACACCCGACCAAGCGGCCAAGCTGCGCTCCGAACTGGAGATCGTCAGTAACAATATGTCCATCCTGAGCGAAATGCTTAGTGTTCTAAAGCCCGGCCAGGAGTCGCCCGATGACTATGCCCTGCTCAACGAGCTCACCTCCACCTGCAAGGAGATGCAGTCTCGCATCGTGGATCTGATTGGACGCGTCCAGGATGACGAGCTCACCGCGGAGTTCCTGCGCATTAATGACGAGCTGAACAATGTATTTTTGCGCCATCAGCGGTACGAGAAGACTCGCTCACAGGGCCAGGGAGCTGCTGTCACCTCGCCCTCGGCAGTGCTGGGCGCTGCAATGGGTCTGCCCGGCGTGGGGGCAGCAGGAGCCGCCACAGTGGCCACCCTGCCACCTCCGCCCACAACAACTGCTGTTAGCAATACGCCGCAAAGTGACCAGCTGCTGATCGACCTGATTGAAAGCAGCGAGGAGGCCGCCCAACTGCCACAGAGTTTGGGCCAGCTCAGCCTGGGTGGAGGAGCACCCGCCGGCATCCAAAGGGGGGCACCACGACCTGCCGATGAGTTCGATATGCTGGCTCAGTCGCGCACCGATGGCAACCAGTGAGTATAAACTTAAACCCAATTGTAAACTGCCTTTAAAAACCAATTCATACTTTAGTAAATCGGACTTGCTTAGGGACATTCCCTCCGTGGACGCTGCTGCAGGAAGTGTGGCGGCCACCGTCGCCTCGCCTTACAAA
Encoded here:
- the LOC119552509 gene encoding TOM1-like protein 2 isoform X2, encoding MASFFNVGALGNVFSTAVGQRIEAATDANLASENWAANMEICDMINESSDTARDAMRAIRKRLSQNAGKNNQVVMYTLTVLETCVKNCGKAFHVLVAQKDFINELVKLIGPKNDPPAAMQEKVLSLIQIWADAFKNQPDLNGVTQMYMELKNKGIEFPANDLDAMAPIYTPQRSVPELPPQLVAAQQHTISPQHMAAAAAAAAAAAAPPSTGPLHLTPDQAAKLRSELEIVSNNMSILSEMLSVLKPGQESPDDYALLNELTSTCKEMQSRIVDLIGRVQDDELTAEFLRINDELNNVFLRHQRYEKTRSQGQGAAVTSPSAVLGAAMGLPGVGAAGAATVATLPPPPTTTAVSNTPQSDQLLIDLIESSEEAAQLPQSLGQLSLGGGAPAGIQRGAPRPADEFDMLAQSRTDGNHKSDLLRDIPSVDAAAGSVAATVASPYKQTQPQQAQRSAGDPPVSTKENEIDEMEAWLGSSHIEGIEELTSSEFDKFLEERAAAAENLPTINASNSAASSATTGSVGADSLRKTPKKPGAEEDLLAL
- the LOC119552509 gene encoding TOM1-like protein 2 isoform X3, with amino-acid sequence MASFFNVGALGNVFSTAVGQRIEAATDANLASENWAANMEICDMINESSDTARDAMRAIRKRLSQNAGKNNQVVMYTLTVLETCVKNCGKAFHVLVAQKDFINELVKLIGPKNDPPAAMQEKVLSLIQIWADAFKNQPDLNGVTQMYMELKNKGIEFPANDLDAMAPIYTPQRSVPELPPQLVAAQQHTISPQHMAAAAAAAAAAAAPPSTGPLHLTPDQAAKLRSELEIVSNNMSILSEMLSVLKPGQESPDDYALLNELTSTCKEMQSRIVDLIGRVQDDELTAEFLRINDELNNVFLRHQRYEKTRSQGQGAAVTSPSAVLGAAMGLPGVGAAGAATVATLPPPPTTTAVSNTPQSDQLLIDLIESSEEAAQLPQSLGQLSLGGGAPAGIQRGAPRPADEFDMLAQSRTDGNHKSDLLRDIPSVDAAAGSVAATVASPYKQTQPQQAQRSAGDPPVVSKHIEGIEELTSSEFDKFLEERAAAAENLPTINASNSAASSATTGSVGADSLRKTPKKPGAEEDLLAL
- the LOC119552509 gene encoding TOM1-like protein 2 isoform X1, which encodes MASFFNVGALGNVFSTAVGQRIEAATDANLASENWAANMEICDMINESSDTARDAMRAIRKRLSQNAGKNNQVVMYTLTVLETCVKNCGKAFHVLVAQKDFINELVKLIGPKNDPPAAMQEKVLSLIQIWADAFKNQPDLNGVTQMYMELKNKGIEFPANDLDAMAPIYTPQRSVPELPPQLVAAQQHTISPQHMAAAAAAAAAAAAPPSTGPLHLTPDQAAKLRSELEIVSNNMSILSEMLSVLKPGQESPDDYALLNELTSTCKEMQSRIVDLIGRVQDDELTAEFLRINDELNNVFLRHQRYEKTRSQGQGAAVTSPSAVLGAAMGLPGVGAAGAATVATLPPPPTTTAVSNTPQSDQLLIDLIESSEEAAQLPQSLGQLSLGGGAPAGIQRGAPRPADEFDMLAQSRTDGNHKSDLLRDIPSVDAAAGSVAATVASPYKQTQPQQAQRSAGDPPVVSKSTKENEIDEMEAWLGSSHIEGIEELTSSEFDKFLEERAAAAENLPTINASNSAASSATTGSVGADSLRKTPKKPGAEEDLLAL
- the LOC119552509 gene encoding TOM1-like protein 2 isoform X4, translating into MEICDMINESSDTARDAMRAIRKRLSQNAGKNNQVVMYTLTVLETCVKNCGKAFHVLVAQKDFINELVKLIGPKNDPPAAMQEKVLSLIQIWADAFKNQPDLNGVTQMYMELKNKGIEFPANDLDAMAPIYTPQRSVPELPPQLVAAQQHTISPQHMAAAAAAAAAAAAPPSTGPLHLTPDQAAKLRSELEIVSNNMSILSEMLSVLKPGQESPDDYALLNELTSTCKEMQSRIVDLIGRVQDDELTAEFLRINDELNNVFLRHQRYEKTRSQGQGAAVTSPSAVLGAAMGLPGVGAAGAATVATLPPPPTTTAVSNTPQSDQLLIDLIESSEEAAQLPQSLGQLSLGGGAPAGIQRGAPRPADEFDMLAQSRTDGNHKSDLLRDIPSVDAAAGSVAATVASPYKQTQPQQAQRSAGDPPVVSKSTKENEIDEMEAWLGSSHIEGIEELTSSEFDKFLEERAAAAENLPTINASNSAASSATTGSVGADSLRKTPKKPGAEEDLLAL